The following DNA comes from Nocardioides panzhihuensis.
CGAGGACGACTACCTGATCAGCAGCGACCTCGGCCGGTTCACCCCCGAGGGCAACCTGCAGCTGGTCGGGCGCACCGGCGACCTCTACATCCGCGGCGGGTTCAACGTCTACCCGCTCGAGGTCGAGAACGTCCTTGCCGACCACCCCCGAGTACGCCAGGTGGCGGTCGTCGGCGAGCCGACCCCCGTGATCGGCGAGACCGGAGTCGCCTTCGTCGTCCCAGCCGATCCCGCCGCCCCGCCGACGCTCGACGACCTGCGGGTGTGGAGCAAGGCGCGGCTGGCCGATTACAAGGCACCGGACCGGCTCGTGCTCCTCGAGGAGCTCCCCACGACCGCGATGCAGAAGACCGACCGCGGCCAGCTGCGCGCCCATCTCCAGGCCCACCCCGCGGGCCCCCGTCCCACCAAGAAGGAGTGAGAGCCTTGCGCATCCACATCGACATCGACCAGTGCGACGGTCAGGGACAGTGCAACCTCCAGGCCGCCGACCTGTACCTGATCGACGACGACGGCTTCGCCGCTCGCGCGGACTTCGAGGTGCCCGGCGGCTCCGAGGAGGCTGCGGAGCGCGGCGCCGCCAGCTGCCCGATGGCCGCCATCGACGTCCTGACGGACTGACGGACTGACGTCGTGACGGGTCTCGGCTTCGGCCTCTTCCAGCCTCAGCTCAAGACCGACGTCGCCTCCATGATCTCCGCGGCGCAGGCCGCGGAGGCGTACGGTTTCGACTCGTTCTGGGTGATGGACCACCTGCTCGCCCCCGGCGCCCCACCCTGCGACACCCTGGAGAGCTGGACCCTGCTCACCGCCCTCGCCACCTCCACCTCCACCCTGCGGCTCGGCCACCTCGTCGGCTGCGCGCCCTTCCGGCACCCTTCGCTGCTGGCGAAGATGGCGGCCACGTTCGACCGGGTCAGCGGCGGCCGGCTCGAGCTCGGCCTGGGCTGGGGCTCGGTCGAGTCCGAGCTGACCGCCTTCGGCTTCGAGCCCGGCTCACGCCGAGAGCGCTCCGAGGCACTGGCCGAGACCCTGCAGATCCTCGACCTGATGTTCGCAGGGGATCCCTTCGACTTCGCGGGCAAGCACTTCACCCTCGCCGGCGCCTACGGCCTCCCCCGCCCGGTCCAGCCCCGCATCCCCGTCCACATCGGCGGTGGTGGAAAGCAGCTCACGATGCCGCTGGTCAGGGCGTACGCCGACTGGTGGAACTGCGTGGGCAGCGCCCGCGACCGCCTCGACGAGCTCGCGCCGCTGCGCGGAACGGCCCGGATCTCAGCCCAGTACGCGGTCGGCCTGGTCCACGACGAGGCCGACCGTGACGCTGTCGCCGCACGGATCGCCCGCCGGATGCCGGTCGCCGCGTGGGGCCAGCCGCTCGTCGGCACCCCCGCCGAGCTCGTCTCCCTCTTCGAGACCGAGCGGGCCCGTGGCGTCGAGCTCGCCGTCGTACGCTTCGACGACTTCGGCTCGCCAGACACCCTGCGCCGCTTCGGCACCGAGGTCATCTCCCCGCTCCGTGAGCGGTCATCCTGACCCGAGCAGGCCGAGCAACCGGCCGAGGACGTCGTCGAGCTCGCCGAGCGAGCAGGCGGCGGCGACGTAGCGGTCGGGCCGTACGACGTAGACCTCGTCGGCCGGCCGGGCGAGATGGAGGTCGCGGAGCCCGCCGTCGAAGTCGTACACGTCGATCACGTCCGTCCCACCGGGCGCCGAGCCGCTCCTTGTCTCCGGGTCGAGCTGCCCCGCCCGCCGATAGGCCGGCGGCACGTGTCCCTGCACGACCGCGCCACCGTGGGCGCGTAACCGAGCGGCGAGCCGAGGCTCGAGCGCCTCCGCGACACCCGGCACCAGACCGACCAGCGCGAGCCGGCTCCCCAGGACGTCGTCGAGCCGCACCCGAGCGCCATCCAGCCGCTGCACCATGGGCTGCGGGAACGCGCGACCCACGAGCGAGCCCTTGTCGCTGCGGGGCGCCGTGACCACGAACCCGTCGCGGTAGCGTGGCACCGGCTTGTGCTTCATCTGCAGGATGTAGTCCCTGGCCCCGGGCAGTCGCTGAGCGCCGCGGAAGAGGACGTTGCGCACCGCCTCCGTCGCCCGGCTGCGCGGGTGGTAGAGGCGTCCGATGCCGGTCGCGAAGTCCACCATCTCCCGCGCCGCCTCACGACGCTCGGCGTCGTACGACGCGAGCAGCCCGGCGCCCGCCCTGCCCGTGAGCACGAAGCCGAGCTTCCAGGCCAGGTTCGTGACGTCACGGATGCCGGAGTTCATGCCCTGGCCGAAGAACGGCGGCTGGAGGTGGGCCGCGTCCCCGACCAGGAAGACCCGGCCGGCCTGAAACGTCTCGGCCGTACGCGAGTGGTGCCAGTAGACCCGTCGCCGCAGGATCCGGGGCACGGGCGAGTCCGGGTAGAACGGCTTCATCAGCCGCTCCACGGCCTCCTCCTCCGCCATCGACTCCGGGTCCTCGCCGTCGAGGATCTCGAACTCGAAACGGCGGTGGCCGAAGGGCAGCGGGATCGTCATGGAGGGCCGCTCGGGGGATGTGTAGACGGCGGAGTACGGAGCGTCCCAGGTGTCCTCCTCGACGTCGACCACCAGCCACTTCATCGGCGCGGTCTCGCCGCGCAGGGCCACCGAGGTGGCCTGCCGGACGAAGCTCTTCCCGCCGTCGGCGCCGACGGCGTACTGGGCACGTGCCGCGAACCGCTCACCGCCCTCGGCGGCGACGACCGTGACGCCCTCGGCGTCCTGCCGCAGCTCGAGGGCGGTACAGCCAGTCCGCAGCTCCACGTTGTCGTACGCCTCTAGGCCGCACCGCAGCAGGGTCTCGAGCGTCGGCTGGAAGAACAGGTTGCGGCGCGGCCACCCGTAGGGCCGGGCGCTGGGAGCGACGTGAGCCAGGATCCGCTTGCGCGAGTCGAAGTAGCGGATCGGCGCGTTGCGTACCGCGGTGTCGAGCACGGCCTCGGCCATCCCGAACGACTGCAGGGTCCGGATCGCCTCGTCATCGATCCCGACCGCCCGCGGCTCGTCGCTCACATCCGGCTCGCGGTCGATCACCAGCACCGAGAGGCCATGGCCGGCTAGCAGGTTGGCGAGGGTCGCGCCGGACGGCCCGGCGCCGACGATCACGACGTCCCGCTCGATCGTCTGCACCGCGCTTGCTTCCATGTGCCGCTCCGCCTACGGTCGGGCGCCGCGACTAGCTGCCGAGTCGCAGGCCGGCCGCGCGGGAGCCGAAGATGTCGGTGCCCAGGACGATCCCGAGCTTGTCGGCGTCCCAGCGCTTGCCGCCGTTGGAGACCGTGGCGACCGGGGACCAGGCCTTGAGCAGGGAGATGTTCTCGCCCACCGCGCGAATGACCTGGCCGCTGACATGGCCGGCCTCGGGGCTGGCCAGCCAGGCGACCACCGGGGAGCCGAGGGAGGGGTCCTTCGGATCGAACTCGTCCTCGGCCAGCTCGCCGGGCTCGATCGCGGGCGCGGAGCCGGGCATCGATGCCGACATCCGGGTGCGGCCGCCGGGGCTGATCGCGTTGACGGTGACGCCGATCGAGGCGAGCTCGAGGCTGAGGGTCTGGGTCAGACCGACGATCGCGGCCTTGGCTGCGCTGTAGTTGGTCTGCCCGAAGTGACCGAGCAGGCCGGCGCCGGAAGTGGTGTTGATGATCCGTCCGTAGACGGGACCGCCGGAGACCTTCGACTCCGCGCGCCAGCGCTTCGCGACCGCGCGGCTGGTCAGCCAGGTGCCGCGTACGTGGACGCGCATGACGAGGTCGAAGTCGTCGACACTCATGTTCCAGATCGCCTTGTCGCGCACGATGCCGGCGTTGTTGACCACGATGTCGAGGCGACCGAGCTGCTCGTACGCCCGCGCGACCGTCTCCTCGACAGCCGCCTCGTCGCCGATGTCGCTGAAGTCCGGGACGGCGCTGCCGCCGCGGTCCTTGATGATCTGCACGACCTCGTCGGCGACCTTGCCGGTGCCTTCGCCGTCCAGCGAGGTGCCGAGGTCGTTGACGATGACCGTGGCGCCCTGCTTGGCCAGCTCCAGCGCGTGGCCCCGGCCGATGCCGTGACCGGCGCCGGTGACCAGCGCGACCTTTCCTTCGAGCAGTCCGCTCATGTGTGCATGTCTCCTTGGGTCGAAACGGTTCGGTGGATCAGCTGGCAGGGCGGAAGACGATCGCGTCGAGCTCGTCGCTCAGCGCCCGGAAGTCGACCTCGACGGCCATCCCGACACTGAGAGCCTCCGGGTCGCAGCCCTCGATGTTCGTCATCAGCCGAGGGCCCTCCTCGAGCTCGACCATCGCCGCGACGTACGGCAGCCTCTCCTTGAACGGCGGCAGATCGTTCACGTAGACGGTCGAGTAGGTGTAGAGCGTGCCGCGCCCGGAGGCCTCGATCGCCTCGACGTCCTCGCTCCAGCACGACGGGCAGAACGGCCGCGGATAATGGTGCACCTTCTCGCAAGCACGACACCGCGCGATCAGGAGGCGACCGGCCTTGGCGGCCTCCCAGTAGGGCCGGGTCGCCGACTCGACGGTGGGCAGGTCGGCGCGCGGTTTGGCACTCTGACTCATTGCGAACTCCTCACCAGCCGACGAAGTCGGCGGGCCGCTTCTCGACGAAGGCGCGTACGCCCTCCTTGGCATCCTCCGAGTAGGACTGGACCTCCTGGGCCATCGCCTCGGCGACGAACGCCCCGGTCCGGTCGGTGTCCGGGGCGTCGTTGATCAGCCGCTTGGTCAGGCCGATCGCGGTGGTCGGCCCGCCGGCCAGGCGAGCGATGAGCTCGTCGGCCGTCGCATCGAGCTCGCCGGCCGGGACCACCCGGTTGACCAGGCCCAGACTCAGCGCTTCCGCAGCGGGCAGCTTCTCCCCGAAGAACGCCATCTCCTTGGCCTTGGCAGGCCCGATCCGCCGGGCCAGCAGGTACGCACCGCCGCCGTCCATGACCAGACCGCGCTTCACGAACGCCTCGGCGAAGTAGGCCGTCTCGGCGGCCACGACCAGGTCAGCGGCGTACGCCAGGTGGGCGCCGATCCCCGCCGCCCCGCCCTGCACGACGGCGAGGACCGGCTTGCTGCAGTCGAGGACGGAGGCGACCAGCGTCTGCGCCCCGCCCATGATGGTGCGCATCGGGTCGGTCGCCCGCTTGACGTTCTTGGCATGGCCGTCGGCGAGGCGTACGACGTCCGCACCGGAGCAGAAGTGGCGGCCGTTGGCGCGCAGCACGACGACGCGTACGTCGTGGTCGGTATGCGCCTCGGTGAACAGCCGGATCAGCGTGTTGCGGTCCTCGGGGCGCAGTGCGTTCGCCCGGTCGGGACGGTTGATCGTGATGGTGAGCACGCCTGCCTCGGTGCTGTGCAGCACCGCAGCCTCCTGCTCGACAGCGGTGTCGATCACGGGGTCGGTCATCGGCGTTCCTCAGCGGGGCGTGTAGGTCGCCTGCAGGTGCTTGACCCCGTGCAGGAAGTTGGATCGCAGCAGGTCGGGCTCACCAGCGGCCGCCAGGTCGGGCAGCTCCTCGAAGAGGATCTTGAACAGCACCTGGAGCTCGAGCCGGGCCAGGTGCGCGCCGAGGCAGAAGTGTGGCCCGGCCGCCCCGAAGGCGACGTGCGGGTTGGGGTTGCGGGTGACGTCGAAGGTGTAGGGGTCCTCGAAGACGGACTCGTCGCGATTGCCGGAGTTGTAGAAGAGCACCACCTTCTCCCCCTTCGTGAGCTCCTGTTCACCGAGCATGACCCCGTCGCGCGCCACCGTGCGCCGGAAGTGGATCACCGGCGTCGCCCACCGGAAGATCTCCTCGACCGCGGAGACGGCGTACGTGTCGTAGTCGGCGCGCCACAGCTCGCGCTGCTCGGGGTGGTCGGTGAGCGCGATCAGACCGTGGGTGATCGCGTTGCGGGTGGTCTCGTTGCCGGCGCCGACCAGCAGGATGAAGAACTTCGCCATCTCGGCCGGGGTGAGGTTCTCGTCATCGGCCGCGACCAGCTGGCTGATCACGTCACCGGTGGGGTTCGCGATCCGGTCCTTGGCGAGATCCTCGAGCAGCTCGATCAGGCCGACGCTGGCCGCGGTGACCGCCTTGTTGATCCCGGCGCCGGTCTGGTCGGGGATGTACTCGGCGTCGCTGGCACCGAGGATCACGTTGGTGGCCTCGAAGATGAACTGCTCGTGCTCGCGCGGGATGCCGAGCATGTTGCTGATGATCCGCAGCGGGAGAGGCGCGGCCAGGTCGGTGACGAAGTCACAGCGCCCGTCGGTGGGCAGCTCGGAGATGATCTCGCGGACCGTGTCCTCGATGTCGGAGCGCAGTGCCTGCAACGACCGCACCGTGAAGCCGCGGGAGACGATCTTGCGCAGCCGAGCGTGCTCGGGGTTGTCCATGTCGATGATCGAGCCGCGGTACTCCCGCAGCTCGGCCGGCTGGTCGAAGATCTGGGTGCCGCCCTCCCCCGAGGTGAAGTCCTCCGGGCGGCGGCTGACCTCGAGGATGTCCTCGTGGCGCGTCAGGGCCCAGAAGCCCGACTCGCTCTGAGCGCTGACCCGGACGAACGGCCGGGGGTCCTCGCGACGGTGGCGGGCGAACGTACGCTCGCGCTCCTCCGCGTCGGCGTGCCACCAGCTGAGATCGTTGAGTGGACTCGACGCGAGCGACTCTGCTCCGGACATGTGGCAACGCTCCTGCAGGGTTGAGGTTGGACGGACGGCCGATCAGCGGCCGCCACTTCCGATTCTGGCAGTTGTGTCACTTTTTGACAAGGCCCAGGATCGGCTTTATGTGCCCTTTTGCCGACGATCGACGGGCCACCAAACTGGCGCTAATGTCACCTTCAGAGGAGGTCGCCGACGATCTCCGCCCCAGAGAGGCCGATACCCCGATGACCGACCAGAATCCCGATCCCTACCACTCCCCTGCCCTGGTGATCAGCGAGTGCCAGGTAGGCATCCTGGAGTCGGGCCGATCCGTGACCGGCAGCCTGGCCGAGCAGGCCGAGACCCGCGGCATCGTCGACCGCATCGGCACGCTCGCGAACCGGTTCCGCGAACGCGGCCTCCCGGTCGTGCACTGCCTCATCGAGCACCGCGCCGACCAGATCGGCATGCTGCCCAACTCCTACCTCGGCGCGATGGCGCTTCGGTCGAGGACGATGACCGCCGGCACGCGCGACGTGGCCGTGCCTGCCGCGCTCGGGCCGAAGCCCTCCGACATCGTCAGCAGCCGTGCCACCGGCCTGACCGCCTTCTACGGCACCGACCTGGACGCCATGCTGCGCCACTGCCGGGTCCGCACCCTGGTCCTGACCGGCGTCTCGACCAACGTCGCGCTGCCCGGACTCGCGATGGAGGCCGTCAACCGCGGCTACGACGTCGCCCTCGCCGAGGACTGCACCGCCGGCTCCTCGGCCGAGGCCCACGAGTTCTTCGTACGCAACCAACTCGCCCTTCTCGCCCGCATCACCACCGCCGCCGACGTCGCCGCCCGCCTTCCATAGGCTCCCGACGATATCGTCAGAATCCATGCCCATCAAGGCATCTGTCGCCCCACTTTGGCGTGTCGACCAACGCGAGCAGCCTAGTTGACAAAAACGCCACATCTTCTTCCATTCTGATATGACCCCAACTACATTGCGGGTACCAGCGCAGATCATGAGCGCGTGATTCAGCACCGCAGCGACCCTCTCGCGACAGTGAGCCGAGCCGGTGCGCGAAGAAGCAGACGATGTCGGTGACCCAGGATGTGACGCTCGGCGAGACTAGGATGCTGATCGACGGAGAGCTTGTCGAGGCGACATCCGGCCGAACGTTCGCCAACGTCAACCCAGCGACCGAAGAGACCATCGGCCAAGTGGCCGACGGGGCGGCGGTCGAGATGGACAGGGCGATCGCGGCTGCCCGGCGAGCCTTCGACGAGACCGACTGGTCGACCAACCATGCCTTCCGCAAGCGCTGCCTGGAGCAGCTGCAGGAGGCGCTGGAGTCGGAGCGCGAGCAGTTCCGGGCCGAGCTGGTCGCCGAGGCGGGAACGCCGGTGGTGGTGACCTACATGGCCCAGCTCGACTGGCCACTGGCCGACGGCCTGCTGTGGCCCGCCAAGCAGATCGAGCAGTTCGCCTGGGAACGCGAGCTCCCGCCGAGCAGCCTGGCCGGGATGAACAGCCGGCGGCTGGTCTGGAAGGAGGCCATCGGCGTCGTCGGCGCGATCGTGCCGTGGAACTACCCGTTCGAAGTCCTCATCGGCAAGCTCGGCCCGATCCTGGCCACGGGCAACACGGTCGTGGTCAAGCCCGCCCCCGACACTCCGTGGAACGCGACCAGGGTGGGGCGGCTCATTGCGGAGAAGACCGACATACCGCCGGGGGTGGTCAACATCGTGACCTCCGCCGACCACCTGGTCGGCGAGCTCCTCACCCTCGACCCGCGGGTCGACCTGATCTCCTTCACCGGCTCCACCGTCACCGGGAAGCGGATCATGGAGAAGGGCGCCGCCACGCTCAAGCGGGTGTTCCTGGAGCTGGGCGGGAAGTCAGCGGCGATCATCCTCGACGACGCGGACTTCGCCTCCACCGTGCCAGCCGGGATGAGCGTGTGCATGCACGCGGGCCAAGGATGCGCGATGCAGACCCGGATGCTGCTCCCCCGCTCACGCTATGACGAGGGTGTGGAGCTGATCACCGCTGCGATGCGACAGGTTCCGTGGGGCGACCCCACCGACCCGAGCATGTTCATGGGCCCGTTGATCAGCGCTCGCCAGCATGAGCGGGTCACCGGCCTGATCCGTACCGGGATCGAGGAAGGGGCGAAGCTCGTCGTGGGCGGCCCGGACCGCCCCGCCGGCCAGGACAAGGGGTTCTTCGTCGAGCCGACCCTCTTCGTGGACGTCGACAACGCGATGACGATCGCCCAGGAGGAGATCTTCGGACCCGTGCTCGCGGTGATCCCCTACGACGATGACGACGACGCGGTCCGGATCGCCAACGACAGCAGGTACGGCCTCTCCGGAGCGGTCCATGGCTCCCCCGAGCGAGCGATGTCGGTCGCCCGTCGGGTCCGCACGGGTTCGCTCTCGGTCAACAACAGCCTCTGGTACGGCGCCGACTCTCCCTACGGCGGCTACAAGACCAGCGGGCTCGGGCGACAGAACGGGATCGAGGGGTTCGAGCAGTACCTCGAGACCAAGGCCGTCTCGTTCCCCGTCCAGCCCTGATCACCACCTCCAGAGAAGGAGTCACCCCATGACCGGTCGCCTCGAAGGCAAGGTCGCATTCATCACCGGCGCCGCGCGGGGGCAGGGCCGCAGTCATGCGGTGCGGCTCGCGGAGGAGGGCGCCGACATCATCGCCGTCGACCTGTGCGAGCAGATCGAGTCCAACCCCTACCCGCTGGCCACCGCCGAGGACCTGGAGGAGACCGTACGCCTGGTCAAGGATCTCGGCCGCAACATCGTCGCCAGCAAGGCAGACGTACGCGAGCGCGACCAGCTCCGCGACGTGCTCGACGCCGGCGTCGCCGAGCTCGGCCGCCTCGACATCGTCGTGGCCAACGCCGGCATCCTGCCGATGGCGATGGGCGACCCCGACCCGCTCGACTTCGTCGACGCCACCGACGTCGACCTGGTCGGCGTGATGAACACCGTCGCCGTCGCGATCCCGCACCTGCAGGCGTACGCCTCGATCGTGGTCACCGGATCGACGGCCGCGATGCTGCCGAACACGACGGACAACCCCGCGATGGGCCCGGGCAGCGCCGGTTACGGCTGGTCGAAGAAGACGCTCATCGGCTACACCGAGCAGATGGCGCTGCACCTGGCATCGCAGCTCATCCGGGTCAACTGCGTCCACCCCACCAACGTCAACACCCACCTGCTCCACAACGACGGCATCTACCAGCAGTTCCGCCCCGACCTCGAGCACCCGACCCGCGAGGATGCCGAGCCGGCCTTCAACATGTTCCAGGCGATGCCGATCCCCTACGTCGAGCCGGTCGACATCTCCAACCTGGTGCTCTTCCTGGCCTCGGACGAGGCCCGTTACATCACCGGTCAGCAGATCCGCGTCGACGCCGGCTCGCTGCTCAAATTCCCCGGCGGCCCGGCCTGATCGACCGTACGAAGCCCGATGCCGAGTCGGCGCGTCATGATGCGCCGACTCGGCAGATCGTTGCTCAGGAGACGACGACTCGAGCGGAGGCGACGTTGGTGATCAGCCGGTTGACCTGGGTGATGTCGCCGTCGCGCTGGGAGCGTACGCGGGCGGTGACGAAGTAGGTGCCGGGCTGGTCGTAGGTGTGGGTGGTCTTGAAGGTGAGGGCAGTGTCCTGACCGCTGACCTCGTGGGCGTACGGGAAGGAGCCCCAGCCGTCCCAGTCCCACTCGACCGACACGATCGTGCCGGCGCCCGGGGGCACCTCGGTCTCGACGACGAGGTCGACCGCCTCACCGGCGGCGACCTCGGCACGGGCGCCGCCGTTCGCGGTGACCGCGATGACCGGCTGGATCCCGCCGCGCTCGGCGGCCGAGGCGGGAAGCTTGATCTGCCCGTCGACCCAGTCGAAGGCGGTGTTCGGCGGAGCCTCGCCACCCTCGGTCCAGGCGATCAGGTCGGCGAGGCCCTGCTCGATGATCGGGAAGTAGTCGATCAGCCAGGTCGCGGTGGCCCGGCTCGAGGAGTTCGGCAGGTAGGACGGCGGGATGTGCTCCGCGTTCTGGGTCCACTGCAGCCGGTAGTGGTCCGCGGCGAACTCCTCACCCCCGGTGGCCAGGACGGCGTCGCGGTAGATGAGCCCCTGCCCCGGCCACAACGAGGAGTCATGGGTGTGGTGCATCCACAGCAGCTTGCCCGAGTAGTGGCCGGTGTAGGAGACGCCCATCAGCGGTGACATCAACGGCACCGGGTGCTGGGCGTAGAGCGGCTGACCGTCGTGACGCAACGAGTCGAACTGCGCATCCTCCATCAGGTGGTGGCGGTGGAAGTAGCAGAAGGCGAGGAACTTCCGGTTGTCGACGTGCACGCCGTCGCCAGCCTCCACGCCCTCGAACCGCAGCAGGTTGGCGTCACCGTGGCCGTCGCAGGCGAACAGGTCGCCGACGGTGCTGATCGCGTAGAGCTGGCGCCCGGCGGCCTTCCCGCTGGTGAGCCTGATGCCGGCGCCGAGCCGGAAGCCGTCCGGCAACCCCTTGATCTCCAGGGCGTACGCCATGTCCATGCCGGCCTCGCCGGCCATCAGCCCGGCCATGGTCTTGGTCATCGCGTACTCGGGCCCCTCGAAGGCGGGGTCGGTGAGCAGGTCGCGGACGGTCACGATCCGGGTGACCGTGGTCTCCACGTCGATGATGTCGGGCTCGACCGCGGAGGGCAGGTCGTGGCCGATGTATCCGGGCTCGGTCCAGAAGTTCTCGAAGTACGTCGGGTCCTGTTCGACCAGGAGGTCGGCGATCGACGACCACAGCCAGATCTGGCCCATCGGGGTGAAGATCATGAACTCGTTGCCGTGCGGGAAGCCCTGCCGGTAGAGGCTGGCCAGCTCCTCGGCCCGGTGGGAGTCGAGCCCCGCGAACGGGTTGCCGCTGCCACCAGGCTGCATCGCGTCGATCAGCCGGGCCGAGGTCGCCGGGTCGCGCAGCAGCCGCTGCACGTTGAACATGCAGGCGAAGCTCATCACCTGCGCGCCCTTGATCCGCTCGGTCGCCGGGAAGGGACGTACGTCGCCACCACCCATGAACGGCATCGCGCCGTCGAAGACGTCGGGGGCGTTCTCCAGCACGAGCGGCGAGCGCCGTCCGCCGCCGCTGCCACCCCACACATAGGAGTGGTGCGGCTCCTCGCCGTAGACCTGCTTGGCGACGTACTTGGAGAAGCGGGCGCCCTCTACGGCCGCCCGCCAGCCGTAGAGGGTGGGGTCCTCGCCTCCGACGGGGTCGATGTCGTCGCCGATGTGGCCCATGTTGGTCTCGACCATGTAGCCGCCGACGCGGGTGGTGAGCGGCAGGCCGCCCATCGCCTCGCCGAGCGCGCCGCCGAAGAAGTCCTCGTGGCCGGCGTGGGCGCCCTCCATCGGCATGACCAGGCGGCCCTGCCACTGCTCCTCGGGCGGGAAGTAGAACGTGAATCGGGTGTCACAGTCGGCGAAGCCGCCGTGGATGTGACGGTGCGGGACCGGGAGGTCGCGCTCTTCGTCGAGGTCGATGTACGGAGCACCGAAGTGCCCGTCGGTGACCTG
Coding sequences within:
- a CDS encoding ferredoxin; the encoded protein is MRIHIDIDQCDGQGQCNLQAADLYLIDDDGFAARADFEVPGGSEEAAERGAASCPMAAIDVLTD
- a CDS encoding LLM class flavin-dependent oxidoreductase, which codes for MTGLGFGLFQPQLKTDVASMISAAQAAEAYGFDSFWVMDHLLAPGAPPCDTLESWTLLTALATSTSTLRLGHLVGCAPFRHPSLLAKMAATFDRVSGGRLELGLGWGSVESELTAFGFEPGSRRERSEALAETLQILDLMFAGDPFDFAGKHFTLAGAYGLPRPVQPRIPVHIGGGGKQLTMPLVRAYADWWNCVGSARDRLDELAPLRGTARISAQYAVGLVHDEADRDAVAARIARRMPVAAWGQPLVGTPAELVSLFETERARGVELAVVRFDDFGSPDTLRRFGTEVISPLRERSS
- a CDS encoding bifunctional 3-(3-hydroxy-phenyl)propionate/3-hydroxycinnamic acid hydroxylase, whose translation is MEASAVQTIERDVVIVGAGPSGATLANLLAGHGLSVLVIDREPDVSDEPRAVGIDDEAIRTLQSFGMAEAVLDTAVRNAPIRYFDSRKRILAHVAPSARPYGWPRRNLFFQPTLETLLRCGLEAYDNVELRTGCTALELRQDAEGVTVVAAEGGERFAARAQYAVGADGGKSFVRQATSVALRGETAPMKWLVVDVEEDTWDAPYSAVYTSPERPSMTIPLPFGHRRFEFEILDGEDPESMAEEEAVERLMKPFYPDSPVPRILRRRVYWHHSRTAETFQAGRVFLVGDAAHLQPPFFGQGMNSGIRDVTNLAWKLGFVLTGRAGAGLLASYDAERREAAREMVDFATGIGRLYHPRSRATEAVRNVLFRGAQRLPGARDYILQMKHKPVPRYRDGFVVTAPRSDKGSLVGRAFPQPMVQRLDGARVRLDDVLGSRLALVGLVPGVAEALEPRLAARLRAHGGAVVQGHVPPAYRRAGQLDPETRSGSAPGGTDVIDVYDFDGGLRDLHLARPADEVYVVRPDRYVAAACSLGELDDVLGRLLGLLGSG
- a CDS encoding SDR family NAD(P)-dependent oxidoreductase, which produces MSGLLEGKVALVTGAGHGIGRGHALELAKQGATVIVNDLGTSLDGEGTGKVADEVVQIIKDRGGSAVPDFSDIGDEAAVEETVARAYEQLGRLDIVVNNAGIVRDKAIWNMSVDDFDLVMRVHVRGTWLTSRAVAKRWRAESKVSGGPVYGRIINTTSGAGLLGHFGQTNYSAAKAAIVGLTQTLSLELASIGVTVNAISPGGRTRMSASMPGSAPAIEPGELAEDEFDPKDPSLGSPVVAWLASPEAGHVSGQVIRAVGENISLLKAWSPVATVSNGGKRWDADKLGIVLGTDIFGSRAAGLRLGS
- a CDS encoding Zn-ribbon domain-containing OB-fold protein, which translates into the protein MSQSAKPRADLPTVESATRPYWEAAKAGRLLIARCRACEKVHHYPRPFCPSCWSEDVEAIEASGRGTLYTYSTVYVNDLPPFKERLPYVAAMVELEEGPRLMTNIEGCDPEALSVGMAVEVDFRALSDELDAIVFRPAS
- a CDS encoding enoyl-CoA hydratase/isomerase family protein; this translates as MTDPVIDTAVEQEAAVLHSTEAGVLTITINRPDRANALRPEDRNTLIRLFTEAHTDHDVRVVVLRANGRHFCSGADVVRLADGHAKNVKRATDPMRTIMGGAQTLVASVLDCSKPVLAVVQGGAAGIGAHLAYAADLVVAAETAYFAEAFVKRGLVMDGGGAYLLARRIGPAKAKEMAFFGEKLPAAEALSLGLVNRVVPAGELDATADELIARLAGGPTTAIGLTKRLINDAPDTDRTGAFVAEAMAQEVQSYSEDAKEGVRAFVEKRPADFVGW
- a CDS encoding cytochrome P450, which produces MSGAESLASSPLNDLSWWHADAEERERTFARHRREDPRPFVRVSAQSESGFWALTRHEDILEVSRRPEDFTSGEGGTQIFDQPAELREYRGSIIDMDNPEHARLRKIVSRGFTVRSLQALRSDIEDTVREIISELPTDGRCDFVTDLAAPLPLRIISNMLGIPREHEQFIFEATNVILGASDAEYIPDQTGAGINKAVTAASVGLIELLEDLAKDRIANPTGDVISQLVAADDENLTPAEMAKFFILLVGAGNETTRNAITHGLIALTDHPEQRELWRADYDTYAVSAVEEIFRWATPVIHFRRTVARDGVMLGEQELTKGEKVVLFYNSGNRDESVFEDPYTFDVTRNPNPHVAFGAAGPHFCLGAHLARLELQVLFKILFEELPDLAAAGEPDLLRSNFLHGVKHLQATYTPR
- a CDS encoding cysteine hydrolase codes for the protein MSPSEEVADDLRPREADTPMTDQNPDPYHSPALVISECQVGILESGRSVTGSLAEQAETRGIVDRIGTLANRFRERGLPVVHCLIEHRADQIGMLPNSYLGAMALRSRTMTAGTRDVAVPAALGPKPSDIVSSRATGLTAFYGTDLDAMLRHCRVRTLVLTGVSTNVALPGLAMEAVNRGYDVALAEDCTAGSSAEAHEFFVRNQLALLARITTAADVAARLP
- a CDS encoding aldehyde dehydrogenase family protein: MSVTQDVTLGETRMLIDGELVEATSGRTFANVNPATEETIGQVADGAAVEMDRAIAAARRAFDETDWSTNHAFRKRCLEQLQEALESEREQFRAELVAEAGTPVVVTYMAQLDWPLADGLLWPAKQIEQFAWERELPPSSLAGMNSRRLVWKEAIGVVGAIVPWNYPFEVLIGKLGPILATGNTVVVKPAPDTPWNATRVGRLIAEKTDIPPGVVNIVTSADHLVGELLTLDPRVDLISFTGSTVTGKRIMEKGAATLKRVFLELGGKSAAIILDDADFASTVPAGMSVCMHAGQGCAMQTRMLLPRSRYDEGVELITAAMRQVPWGDPTDPSMFMGPLISARQHERVTGLIRTGIEEGAKLVVGGPDRPAGQDKGFFVEPTLFVDVDNAMTIAQEEIFGPVLAVIPYDDDDDAVRIANDSRYGLSGAVHGSPERAMSVARRVRTGSLSVNNSLWYGADSPYGGYKTSGLGRQNGIEGFEQYLETKAVSFPVQP
- a CDS encoding mycofactocin-coupled SDR family oxidoreductase is translated as MTGRLEGKVAFITGAARGQGRSHAVRLAEEGADIIAVDLCEQIESNPYPLATAEDLEETVRLVKDLGRNIVASKADVRERDQLRDVLDAGVAELGRLDIVVANAGILPMAMGDPDPLDFVDATDVDLVGVMNTVAVAIPHLQAYASIVVTGSTAAMLPNTTDNPAMGPGSAGYGWSKKTLIGYTEQMALHLASQLIRVNCVHPTNVNTHLLHNDGIYQQFRPDLEHPTREDAEPAFNMFQAMPIPYVEPVDISNLVLFLASDEARYITGQQIRVDAGSLLKFPGGPA